A genomic segment from Desulfonatronum lacustre DSM 10312 encodes:
- the hisI gene encoding phosphoribosyl-AMP cyclohydrolase, producing the protein MKPDFAKCDGLVPTIVQDAASLEVLMVAYMNEEAWEQTLATGEAHFYSRSRRKLWHKGGTSGHVQKVRSVRIDCDADTILLLVEQVGGAACHEGYRTCFYRTMENGAWTTCAPLIFDPKEVYK; encoded by the coding sequence AAGTGCGACGGGCTTGTGCCGACCATTGTCCAGGACGCCGCGAGCTTGGAAGTCCTGATGGTGGCGTACATGAACGAAGAGGCCTGGGAGCAAACCCTGGCCACCGGGGAGGCCCATTTTTACAGCCGGTCCCGGAGAAAGTTGTGGCACAAGGGCGGGACGTCCGGACACGTGCAGAAAGTCCGGTCCGTTCGGATCGACTGCGATGCGGACACGATCCTGCTTCTGGTGGAGCAGGTGGGCGGGGCGGCCTGTCACGAGGGCTATCGAACCTGCTTTTACCGGACCATGGAGAACGGCGCGTGGACGACCTGCGCGCCGCTGATTTTCGATCCCAAGGAGGTATATAAATAA
- the hisG gene encoding ATP phosphoribosyltransferase, with the protein MTTPNDQLKLGIPKGSLQDATISLFARSGWKIHLHSRNYFPEINDPAINCSICRAQEMARYVEAGTLDAGLTGKDWVMEYESDVHVVSDLVYSKVSSRPARWILAVAGDSPYRRPEDLAGKKISTELVNFTKRYFQAAGIPVEVEFSWGATEAKVVEGLADAIVEVTETGSTIKAHGLRIIAEMMQTNTQLIANKAAWANPVKRAKIEQIDMLLKGALRAEKLVGLKMNVPQARVDDIMSVLPSLTSPTVAHLLNSDWMSVEIVVEENVVRDLIPDLVQRGAEGIIEYSLNKVI; encoded by the coding sequence ATGACGACACCCAACGACCAACTCAAGCTGGGCATCCCCAAGGGCTCCCTGCAGGACGCCACCATCAGTCTGTTCGCCCGATCCGGATGGAAAATTCATCTGCACTCCCGGAACTACTTTCCGGAGATCAATGATCCGGCCATCAATTGCAGCATCTGCCGAGCCCAGGAAATGGCCCGCTACGTGGAGGCCGGAACCCTGGACGCCGGATTGACCGGCAAGGACTGGGTCATGGAGTACGAGTCCGACGTGCATGTGGTTTCGGATCTGGTCTACTCCAAGGTCAGCTCCCGCCCGGCCCGCTGGATTCTGGCCGTGGCCGGGGACTCCCCCTATCGTCGGCCCGAAGATCTGGCCGGGAAGAAGATTTCCACGGAACTGGTGAATTTCACCAAGCGCTACTTTCAGGCCGCCGGCATTCCGGTGGAGGTGGAATTTTCCTGGGGGGCCACCGAGGCCAAGGTCGTCGAGGGCCTGGCGGACGCCATCGTGGAGGTCACCGAGACCGGCTCGACCATCAAGGCCCACGGGCTGCGGATCATCGCCGAAATGATGCAGACCAACACCCAGCTCATCGCCAACAAGGCCGCCTGGGCCAATCCGGTCAAGCGGGCCAAAATCGAGCAGATCGACATGCTGCTCAAGGGCGCGTTGCGGGCCGAGAAGCTGGTGGGTCTGAAGATGAACGTGCCCCAGGCCCGGGTTGACGATATCATGTCCGTGCTGCCCAGCCTGACCTCGCCCACCGTGGCTCATCTGCTGAACAGCGACTGGATGTCCGTGGAAATCGTGGTCGAGGAAAACGTGGTCCGCGACCTGATCCCGGACCTGGTCCAGCGAGGCGCGGAAGGGATTATCGAGTATTCCTTGAACAAGGTGATCTAA
- a CDS encoding SPOR domain-containing protein — MLTWKWACVFFIICLGLMVSGCAGTGTSAPSQGEEGRGLSPREIRIRLDLADAYLRSDEPRMSLRELLRIQRAASDSPRYQFTLGYTQFMLGNWPAAVEALERTVALDPNHAEGWNNLGLAHLAQDDFTAAEFAFLRALEIPTYQTPEIAALNLALLHLERDDPIAARRYADRAMDLNWRFGRAYLLAAEIEVGQGNLEAAVDLLRRGVEADTANVRMILTLAEYLLLAGRDQEADKWLLLVIEAAPDGPEAKTAEGYLRSLGRMTGHGLEDDGGQEGRGTEIADSTTELTTSPTSPTPAPSSPSTSATPSAISPETLADSMYIVQVGGFLDQDKAKALRDGYAAKGYPAGIVEVAHAGRQWVLVYIDAFLDLDAAQRRSREFLSLENVDAVVTRVGMGRYLPLDAP, encoded by the coding sequence TTGTTGACGTGGAAATGGGCGTGCGTCTTTTTTATCATTTGCCTGGGCCTGATGGTGTCGGGCTGCGCCGGTACCGGGACTTCTGCACCCTCCCAAGGCGAAGAAGGGCGTGGGCTCAGCCCCCGCGAAATCCGGATTCGCCTGGACCTGGCCGACGCCTATTTGCGCAGCGACGAGCCTCGGATGAGTCTGCGGGAGTTGCTGCGAATCCAGCGGGCCGCCTCGGACTCTCCCCGCTACCAGTTCACCCTGGGATACACCCAGTTCATGCTGGGAAATTGGCCCGCCGCGGTGGAGGCCCTGGAACGGACCGTGGCTCTGGACCCCAACCATGCCGAGGGGTGGAACAACCTGGGCTTGGCGCATCTTGCCCAGGACGATTTTACGGCAGCGGAGTTCGCCTTTCTTCGCGCACTTGAAATACCCACCTACCAGACTCCGGAAATCGCGGCCCTGAACCTGGCGTTGCTGCATCTGGAACGTGACGATCCGATCGCGGCCAGGCGGTACGCCGACAGGGCCATGGATCTGAACTGGCGCTTTGGTCGAGCTTATCTTCTGGCCGCGGAGATCGAGGTGGGGCAAGGGAACCTGGAAGCAGCCGTCGATCTTTTGCGGCGGGGCGTTGAAGCGGATACGGCCAATGTCCGGATGATCCTGACCCTGGCTGAATATCTGCTGCTCGCCGGTCGCGACCAGGAAGCCGATAAATGGCTGCTGCTGGTGATCGAGGCCGCTCCGGACGGTCCGGAAGCGAAAACGGCCGAAGGCTACCTGCGGTCTCTGGGAAGGATGACCGGGCACGGACTTGAGGATGACGGCGGTCAAGAAGGGCGAGGCACGGAAATAGCCGACTCAACGACGGAATTGACGACGTCTCCGACGTCTCCAACGCCCGCCCCAAGCTCACCTTCAACTTCGGCGACGCCTTCGGCCATCTCCCCGGAAACACTCGCGGACTCGATGTACATCGTCCAAGTTGGTGGGTTTCTTGACCAAGACAAGGCAAAAGCGTTGCGCGACGGTTACGCGGCCAAGGGGTATCCGGCTGGTATCGTCGAAGTGGCGCACGCGGGTCGCCAATGGGTTTTGGTGTACATTGACGCATTTCTTGATCTGGATGCGGCGCAACGCCGGTCGCGGGAGTTTTTGAGCCTGGAAAACGTCGACGCCGTGGTGACCCGCGTCGGCATGGGGCGATATCTGCCGCTGGACGCGCCTTGA